A region from the Rhodamnia argentea isolate NSW1041297 chromosome 7, ASM2092103v1, whole genome shotgun sequence genome encodes:
- the LOC115752501 gene encoding probable folate-biopterin transporter 7 translates to MVVETRRSGGGGTELVRKVVLGLGYWVQGLRCFPWMAVNFFLKDGLNVDPSTLQILQNLANLPMVAKPLYGVVSDAFYIRGQHRLPYIALGAFLQAVSWLAIAILSPSSITIISIYLLLSNLGASIAEVANDAIVAEVGKQPASSSKKTRSSSSGDLPSFVWMASSAGGVLGNLLVGVAIGRLSLQTMFLFFGLLLAAQFLVTISVHESALGLPKTVTKAGIRKQLSDLSSALKRPEMAHSIIWLAASYAVIPALTGTMFFYQTQYLKIDTSVLGISKVFGQATMLLWGMVYNRHLKSVPPRKLISAIQAMMALFMVSDILFVKGVYKQMGVPDSLYVVILSGVMEVLFFFKILPFSVLMAQLCPPGCEGSLMAFVMSALALAFIISGFLGVVLASSVGVTGDDFSGLPWGLAIQAVCTLLPLFRSSWIHDDTRSKAGSKEE, encoded by the exons ATGGTGGTGGAGACTAGAagaagcggcggcggcggcaccGAGCTGGTTCGGAAAGTAGTACTAGGATTAGGATACTGGGTTCAGGGGTTGAGGTGCTTCCCATGGATGGCTGTCAACTTCTTCCTCAAGGATGGCCTCAATGTGGATCCCTCCACCCTCCAGATCCTCCAGAACTTGGCCAACCTTCCCATGGTTGCCAAGCCTCTCTACGGAGTTGTGTCCGATGCTTTTTATATTCGGGGCCAACACCGCCTGCCCTACATTGCTCTCGGAG CATTCTTGCAAGCAGTGTCCTGGCTAGCCATAGCAATTCTCTCCCCATCAAGTATAACGATCATCTCGATTTATCTCCTCCTAAGTAATCTTGGTGCTTCAATAGCAGAGGTAGCAAATGATGCCATTGTAGCTGAGGTAGGAAAACAGCCTGCTTCATCTTCGAAGAAGACTAGGTCGTCTTCATCCGGTGACCTCCCATCATTTGTTTGGATGGCTTCCTCTGCCGGTGGTGTCCTTGGGAACCTTCTGGTCGGTGTTGCTATTGGGAGACTTTCCCTGCAGACGATGTTTCTGTTTTTTGGCCTTCTCCTTGCAGCGCAGTTTCTTGTTACAATCAGTGTCCATGAAAGCGCTCTTGGCCTCCCAAAAACTGTGACCAAAGCAGGGATTAGGAAGCAGCTTTCTGATCTCTCGTCTGCACTAAAAAGACCTGAGATGGCTCATTCCATAATCTGGCTTGCAGCATCCTATGCGGTTATTCCAGCTCTCACTGGGACCATGTTCTTCTACCAAACACAGTATCTCAAGATTGACACATCAGTATTGGGGATCTCTAAAGTGTTTGGCCAAGCCACAATGCTCCTCTGGGGTATGGTTTATAATCGTCATCTGAAGTCAGTCCCACCAAGGAAACTGATTTCTGCAATTCAGGCCATGATGGCCTTGTTCATGGTTTCAGACATCCTCTTTGTCAAGGGTGTCTACAAACAAATGGGAGTTCCGGATTCATTGTATGTAGTCATCTTGTCAGGGGTCATGGAGgttctctttttcttcaaaattctaCCCTTCAGTGTCCTAATGGCGCAACTCTGCCCACCGGGGTGTGAAGGATCTTTAATGGCTTTTGTCATGTCTGCCCTCGCCTTAGCATTCATAATCAGTGGATTCCTTGGTGTTGTGCTCGCATCATCTGTCGGTGTCACAGGAGATGATTTCTCAGGACTTCCATGGGGTCTCGCGATACAAGCGGTTTGCACGCTGTTGCCGCTATTTCGATCATCATGGATCCATGATGATACAAGATCCAAAGCCGGGAGTAAGGAGGAGTAG
- the LOC115752502 gene encoding probable UDP-arabinose 4-epimerase 2 isoform X1, protein MDVFDMKQRSILVGTVLVASALTIFGILMLRQPTLNSPGLSTSGNREHNSNSSLPTLSRQEQHESGVTHVLVTGGAGYIGSHAALRLLNDSHRVTILDNLSRGNIGAVKVLEKLFPKPGRLQFIYADLGDPRAVNKIFAENAFDAVIHFAAVAYVGESTLDPLRYYHNITSNTLVVLEAMASHGVKRLIYSSTCATYGEPKKMPITEDTPQLPINPYGKAKKMAEDIIRDFSKNSDMAVVILRYFNVIGSDPEGRLGEAPRPELREHGRISGACFDAASGITTGLKVRGTDYNTPDGTCIRDYIDVNDLIDAHVKALANAESRQVKTYNVGTGRGKSVKEFVEACKIATGADIKVKYLDRRPGDYAEVYSDPSKIRQELNWTAQYTDLQESLKIAWRWRKSHTNGYGPPTDEH, encoded by the exons ATGGATGTTTTCGACATGAAGCAGAGGAGCATTCTTGTCGGAACAGTACTTGTGGCCTCTGCTCTTACCATCTTCGGGATCTTGATGTTGAGACAGCCAACCCTCAATAGCCCCGGCCTA TCCACTTCTGGGAATCGGGAGCACAATTCCAATAGTTCTCTCCCCACTCTTTCAAGGCAAGAG CAGCACGAATCCGGGGTGACACATGTTCTGGTAACTGGAGGCGCGGGGTATATAGGCTCTCATGCTGCCTTACGCTTGTTAAATGATTCACATCGAGTAACAATATTG GACAATCTTTCACGTGGAAATATAGGTGCGGTCAAAGTTCTTGAGAAGCTATTTCCGAAGCCTGGTCGTCTTCAATTCATTTATGCAGACCTGGGAGATCCAAGAGCA GTCAACAAAATTTTTGCAGAGAATGCATTTGATGCAGTCATTCATTTTGCAGCTGTAGCTTATGTTGGGGAAAGCACGCTGGATCCTCTTAG GTACTACCATAATATCACATCGAACACTTTGGTAGTGTTAGAGGCAATGGCTTCCCATGGTGTGAAGAGATTGATCTACTCAAGTACCTGCGCCACGTATGGAGAGCCAAAGAAGATGCCCATCACTGAAGACACTCCTCAA CTCCCCATCAATCCATATGGAAAAGCCAAAAAGATGGCCGAAGATATTATACGggatttctccaagaactctgaCATGGCTGTTGTGATCCTGCG GTACTTTAATGTCATCGGATCAGATCCGGAAGGCAGATTAGGTGAAGCTCCCCGACCGGAACTCCGTGAACATGGTCGGATATCGGGTGCTTGTTTTGATGCTGCCTCTGGCATTACTACTGGGTTGAAG GTAAGAGGGACAGACTATAACACTCCCGATGGCACTTGCATCAGGGATTATATTGATGTCAATGACCTCATCGACGCTCACGTGAAAGCTCTGGCCAATGCCGAATCTCGACAAGTGAAGACTTACAATGTCGGCACAGGAAGAG GTAAATCGGTGAAGGAGTTCGTTGAGGCATGCAAAATTGCGACTGGGGCCGACATAAAAGTCAAATATCTAGATCGTCGGCCAGGGGATTATGCCGAAGTTTACAGCGATCCTTCAAAAATAAGGCAGGAGCTGAATTGGACAGCTCAGTATACGGATCTTCAGGAAAGCCTTAAGATTGCATGGAGATGGCGGAAGTCGCATACAAATGGCTATGGCCCTCCAACTGACGAACATTGA
- the LOC115752505 gene encoding uncharacterized protein LOC115752505: MDAAMQIAIPVAGIVAAAAVAFYAVSFAELREKSLRELDESEESAGGFESSLSSRKRRARRKADKPDEL; this comes from the exons ATGGACGCGGCGATGCAAATAGCGATTCCGGTGGCGGGGATCGTCGcggccgccgccgtcgcctTCTACGCCGTCAGCTTTGCGGAGCTCAGAGag AAATCGCTCAGAGAGCTGGATGAATCAGAAGAAAGCGCAGGAGGCTTCGAATCGTCTCTCAGTTCCAGGAAGAGGAGAGCCAGAAGGAAAGCCGATAAGCCCGACGAGCTCTGA
- the LOC115752502 gene encoding probable UDP-arabinose 4-epimerase 2 isoform X2: MDVFDMKQRSILVGTVLVASALTIFGILMLRQPTLNSPGLSTSGNREHNSNSSLPTLSRQEHESGVTHVLVTGGAGYIGSHAALRLLNDSHRVTILDNLSRGNIGAVKVLEKLFPKPGRLQFIYADLGDPRAVNKIFAENAFDAVIHFAAVAYVGESTLDPLRYYHNITSNTLVVLEAMASHGVKRLIYSSTCATYGEPKKMPITEDTPQLPINPYGKAKKMAEDIIRDFSKNSDMAVVILRYFNVIGSDPEGRLGEAPRPELREHGRISGACFDAASGITTGLKVRGTDYNTPDGTCIRDYIDVNDLIDAHVKALANAESRQVKTYNVGTGRGKSVKEFVEACKIATGADIKVKYLDRRPGDYAEVYSDPSKIRQELNWTAQYTDLQESLKIAWRWRKSHTNGYGPPTDEH, from the exons ATGGATGTTTTCGACATGAAGCAGAGGAGCATTCTTGTCGGAACAGTACTTGTGGCCTCTGCTCTTACCATCTTCGGGATCTTGATGTTGAGACAGCCAACCCTCAATAGCCCCGGCCTA TCCACTTCTGGGAATCGGGAGCACAATTCCAATAGTTCTCTCCCCACTCTTTCAAGGCAAGAG CACGAATCCGGGGTGACACATGTTCTGGTAACTGGAGGCGCGGGGTATATAGGCTCTCATGCTGCCTTACGCTTGTTAAATGATTCACATCGAGTAACAATATTG GACAATCTTTCACGTGGAAATATAGGTGCGGTCAAAGTTCTTGAGAAGCTATTTCCGAAGCCTGGTCGTCTTCAATTCATTTATGCAGACCTGGGAGATCCAAGAGCA GTCAACAAAATTTTTGCAGAGAATGCATTTGATGCAGTCATTCATTTTGCAGCTGTAGCTTATGTTGGGGAAAGCACGCTGGATCCTCTTAG GTACTACCATAATATCACATCGAACACTTTGGTAGTGTTAGAGGCAATGGCTTCCCATGGTGTGAAGAGATTGATCTACTCAAGTACCTGCGCCACGTATGGAGAGCCAAAGAAGATGCCCATCACTGAAGACACTCCTCAA CTCCCCATCAATCCATATGGAAAAGCCAAAAAGATGGCCGAAGATATTATACGggatttctccaagaactctgaCATGGCTGTTGTGATCCTGCG GTACTTTAATGTCATCGGATCAGATCCGGAAGGCAGATTAGGTGAAGCTCCCCGACCGGAACTCCGTGAACATGGTCGGATATCGGGTGCTTGTTTTGATGCTGCCTCTGGCATTACTACTGGGTTGAAG GTAAGAGGGACAGACTATAACACTCCCGATGGCACTTGCATCAGGGATTATATTGATGTCAATGACCTCATCGACGCTCACGTGAAAGCTCTGGCCAATGCCGAATCTCGACAAGTGAAGACTTACAATGTCGGCACAGGAAGAG GTAAATCGGTGAAGGAGTTCGTTGAGGCATGCAAAATTGCGACTGGGGCCGACATAAAAGTCAAATATCTAGATCGTCGGCCAGGGGATTATGCCGAAGTTTACAGCGATCCTTCAAAAATAAGGCAGGAGCTGAATTGGACAGCTCAGTATACGGATCTTCAGGAAAGCCTTAAGATTGCATGGAGATGGCGGAAGTCGCATACAAATGGCTATGGCCCTCCAACTGACGAACATTGA
- the LOC115752503 gene encoding OVARIAN TUMOR DOMAIN-containing deubiquitinating enzyme 11 isoform X3, with protein sequence MTESCSNASPSSSSSLNSSFRDDTEDDQTIAAILAEEESSKSDGKLGKRLSHLDSIPHTPRVIGEIPDVNEATLDHERLSERLATYDLEELQIEGDGNCQFRALADQLFGNSDHHKIVRKEIIKQLKHERKLYEGYVPMKYKSYLKKMKKSGEWGDHVTLQAAADRFVAKINLVTSFKETSYIEIVPNGKNPTKELWLSFWSEVHYNSLYETGDVPARKPRKKHWLF encoded by the exons ATGACAGAAAGCTGTAGCAATGCAAGTCCGAGCTCTAGTTCAAGTTTGAACAGCAGCTTCCGTGATGATACAGAGGACGATCAGACCATTGCGGCCATCTTGGCAGAAGAGGAGAGCTCTAAGTCAGATGGGAAGCTTGGAAAGAGACTATCTCACTTAGATTCTATCCCG CATACTCCTCGGGTAATTGGAGAGATTCCTGACGTGAACGAAGCAACATTGGATCACGAGCGGCTCTCTGAGAG ATTAGCGACATATGATCTAGAAGAACTGCAAATTGAAGGTGATGGGAATTGCCAG TTCCGAGCATTAGCTGATCAATTATTTGGCAATTCAGACCATCACAAAATTGTAAGGAAGGAGATAATAAAGCAG CTAAAGCATGAGAGGAAATTGTATGAGGGTTACGTGCCCATGAAGTACAAGAGCTAtttaaagaagatgaaaaa GTCTGGAGAATGGGGAGACCATGTCACGTTGCAAGCAGCTGCAGACCGT TTTGtagcaaaaattaatttggtgaCCTCTTTTAAGGAAACTTCGTACATTGAGATCGTTCCAAATGGCAAGAATCCTACAAAAG AGTTGTGGCTCAGCTTTTGGAGTGAAGTACACTACAATTCATTATATGAAACAGGAG atgtCCCTGCTAGAAAACCCCGAAAAAAGCACTGGCTTTTCTGA
- the LOC115752503 gene encoding OVARIAN TUMOR DOMAIN-containing deubiquitinating enzyme 11 isoform X2, giving the protein MNRCACRSCLLSSCAPFGMLDTVRNSVVGVLFKLMRRVFLAIRMTESCSNASPSSSSSLNSSFRDDTEDDQTIAAILAEEESSKSDGKLGKRLSHLDSIPHTPRVIGEIPDVNEATLDHERLSERLATYDLEELQIEGDGNCQFRALADQLFGNSDHHKIVRKEIIKQLKHERKLYEGYVPMKYKSYLKKMKKSGEWGDHVTLQAAADRFVAKINLVTSFKETSYIEIVPNGKNPTKELWLSFWSEVHYNSLYETGDVPARKPRKKHWLF; this is encoded by the exons ATGAATCGATGCGCTTGTCGATCTTGTCTCCTCTCAAGTTGCGCTCCTTTTGGGATGCTTGACACGGTCAGGAACAGTGTTGTGGGTGTATTGTTTAAGCTCATGCGCAGGGTCTTTTTGGCAATCCG CATGACAGAAAGCTGTAGCAATGCAAGTCCGAGCTCTAGTTCAAGTTTGAACAGCAGCTTCCGTGATGATACAGAGGACGATCAGACCATTGCGGCCATCTTGGCAGAAGAGGAGAGCTCTAAGTCAGATGGGAAGCTTGGAAAGAGACTATCTCACTTAGATTCTATCCCG CATACTCCTCGGGTAATTGGAGAGATTCCTGACGTGAACGAAGCAACATTGGATCACGAGCGGCTCTCTGAGAG ATTAGCGACATATGATCTAGAAGAACTGCAAATTGAAGGTGATGGGAATTGCCAG TTCCGAGCATTAGCTGATCAATTATTTGGCAATTCAGACCATCACAAAATTGTAAGGAAGGAGATAATAAAGCAG CTAAAGCATGAGAGGAAATTGTATGAGGGTTACGTGCCCATGAAGTACAAGAGCTAtttaaagaagatgaaaaa GTCTGGAGAATGGGGAGACCATGTCACGTTGCAAGCAGCTGCAGACCGT TTTGtagcaaaaattaatttggtgaCCTCTTTTAAGGAAACTTCGTACATTGAGATCGTTCCAAATGGCAAGAATCCTACAAAAG AGTTGTGGCTCAGCTTTTGGAGTGAAGTACACTACAATTCATTATATGAAACAGGAG atgtCCCTGCTAGAAAACCCCGAAAAAAGCACTGGCTTTTCTGA
- the LOC115752502 gene encoding probable UDP-arabinose 4-epimerase 1 isoform X3, whose translation MVNKIFAENAFDAVIHFAAVAYVGESTLDPLRYYHNITSNTLVVLEAMASHGVKRLIYSSTCATYGEPKKMPITEDTPQLPINPYGKAKKMAEDIIRDFSKNSDMAVVILRYFNVIGSDPEGRLGEAPRPELREHGRISGACFDAASGITTGLKVRGTDYNTPDGTCIRDYIDVNDLIDAHVKALANAESRQVKTYNVGTGRGKSVKEFVEACKIATGADIKVKYLDRRPGDYAEVYSDPSKIRQELNWTAQYTDLQESLKIAWRWRKSHTNGYGPPTDEH comes from the exons ATG GTCAACAAAATTTTTGCAGAGAATGCATTTGATGCAGTCATTCATTTTGCAGCTGTAGCTTATGTTGGGGAAAGCACGCTGGATCCTCTTAG GTACTACCATAATATCACATCGAACACTTTGGTAGTGTTAGAGGCAATGGCTTCCCATGGTGTGAAGAGATTGATCTACTCAAGTACCTGCGCCACGTATGGAGAGCCAAAGAAGATGCCCATCACTGAAGACACTCCTCAA CTCCCCATCAATCCATATGGAAAAGCCAAAAAGATGGCCGAAGATATTATACGggatttctccaagaactctgaCATGGCTGTTGTGATCCTGCG GTACTTTAATGTCATCGGATCAGATCCGGAAGGCAGATTAGGTGAAGCTCCCCGACCGGAACTCCGTGAACATGGTCGGATATCGGGTGCTTGTTTTGATGCTGCCTCTGGCATTACTACTGGGTTGAAG GTAAGAGGGACAGACTATAACACTCCCGATGGCACTTGCATCAGGGATTATATTGATGTCAATGACCTCATCGACGCTCACGTGAAAGCTCTGGCCAATGCCGAATCTCGACAAGTGAAGACTTACAATGTCGGCACAGGAAGAG GTAAATCGGTGAAGGAGTTCGTTGAGGCATGCAAAATTGCGACTGGGGCCGACATAAAAGTCAAATATCTAGATCGTCGGCCAGGGGATTATGCCGAAGTTTACAGCGATCCTTCAAAAATAAGGCAGGAGCTGAATTGGACAGCTCAGTATACGGATCTTCAGGAAAGCCTTAAGATTGCATGGAGATGGCGGAAGTCGCATACAAATGGCTATGGCCCTCCAACTGACGAACATTGA
- the LOC115752503 gene encoding OVARIAN TUMOR DOMAIN-containing deubiquitinating enzyme 11 isoform X1, protein MSDVVIVRAMRALASSFLVGGIFNPIERRSTHKRRLVSEEEACHRSLRRISPKEGNASRHCFLLILLLLLHPPRSLRLPYPAGMTESCSNASPSSSSSLNSSFRDDTEDDQTIAAILAEEESSKSDGKLGKRLSHLDSIPHTPRVIGEIPDVNEATLDHERLSERLATYDLEELQIEGDGNCQFRALADQLFGNSDHHKIVRKEIIKQLKHERKLYEGYVPMKYKSYLKKMKKSGEWGDHVTLQAAADRFVAKINLVTSFKETSYIEIVPNGKNPTKELWLSFWSEVHYNSLYETGDVPARKPRKKHWLF, encoded by the exons ATGTCGGACGTCGTCATCGTCCGTGCCATGCGCGCGCTCGCTTCGAGTTTTCTTGTCGGAGGGATATTTAACCCAATCGAGCGCCGCAGCACCCACAAACGACGTCTCGTCTCGGAAGAAGAAGCTTGCCATCGCAGTCTTCGACGCATATCCCCGAAGGAAGGAAACGCCTCACGCCACTGCTTCCTCctgatccttcttcttcttcttcatcctccccGATCCTTACGTCTTCCGTATCCGGCTGG CATGACAGAAAGCTGTAGCAATGCAAGTCCGAGCTCTAGTTCAAGTTTGAACAGCAGCTTCCGTGATGATACAGAGGACGATCAGACCATTGCGGCCATCTTGGCAGAAGAGGAGAGCTCTAAGTCAGATGGGAAGCTTGGAAAGAGACTATCTCACTTAGATTCTATCCCG CATACTCCTCGGGTAATTGGAGAGATTCCTGACGTGAACGAAGCAACATTGGATCACGAGCGGCTCTCTGAGAG ATTAGCGACATATGATCTAGAAGAACTGCAAATTGAAGGTGATGGGAATTGCCAG TTCCGAGCATTAGCTGATCAATTATTTGGCAATTCAGACCATCACAAAATTGTAAGGAAGGAGATAATAAAGCAG CTAAAGCATGAGAGGAAATTGTATGAGGGTTACGTGCCCATGAAGTACAAGAGCTAtttaaagaagatgaaaaa GTCTGGAGAATGGGGAGACCATGTCACGTTGCAAGCAGCTGCAGACCGT TTTGtagcaaaaattaatttggtgaCCTCTTTTAAGGAAACTTCGTACATTGAGATCGTTCCAAATGGCAAGAATCCTACAAAAG AGTTGTGGCTCAGCTTTTGGAGTGAAGTACACTACAATTCATTATATGAAACAGGAG atgtCCCTGCTAGAAAACCCCGAAAAAAGCACTGGCTTTTCTGA